The following coding sequences lie in one Borreliella spielmanii genomic window:
- the pstB gene encoding phosphate ABC transporter ATP-binding protein PstB → MVKEKDKPKNETIIETENLNLFYTDFKALNEINIKILKNSITALIGPSGCGKSTFLRTLNRMNDLVEGIKIEGNIIYEGKNIYSNNFDILELRRKIGMVFQTPNPFLMSIYDNISYGPKIHGIKDKKSLDEIVEQSLKKSALWEEVKDKLNTNALSLSGGQQQRLCIARTLAIEPNVILMDEPTSALDPISTGKIEELIINLKESYTIIIVTHNMQQAGRISDRTAFFLNGCIEEESSTDELFFNPKNTKTEEYISGKFG, encoded by the coding sequence GTGGTAAAAGAAAAAGATAAACCAAAAAATGAAACTATAATAGAAACAGAAAATCTAAATCTATTTTATACAGACTTTAAGGCTTTAAACGAAATAAATATTAAAATACTAAAAAATAGTATTACTGCTTTAATAGGCCCATCTGGCTGTGGCAAATCAACATTCTTGAGAACTCTCAACAGAATGAATGACCTTGTTGAAGGCATTAAAATAGAAGGCAATATAATATATGAGGGAAAAAACATTTATTCAAATAATTTCGACATCCTAGAACTTAGAAGAAAAATAGGAATGGTATTCCAAACTCCTAACCCATTTTTAATGTCTATCTACGACAATATAAGCTATGGCCCAAAAATTCATGGAATAAAAGATAAAAAAAGTTTAGATGAAATAGTAGAACAATCATTAAAAAAATCTGCACTCTGGGAAGAAGTTAAAGATAAACTTAATACAAATGCCTTAAGTCTCTCAGGAGGTCAACAACAAAGACTCTGCATCGCAAGAACTCTTGCAATAGAACCAAATGTAATATTAATGGATGAACCTACCTCTGCACTCGATCCAATATCAACAGGTAAAATTGAAGAACTAATAATAAACTTAAAAGAAAGTTACACAATAATTATTGTAACTCATAACATGCAACAAGCCGGAAGAATATCTGATAGAACCGCATTTTTCCTTAACGGATGCATTGAAGAAGAAAGTTCAACTGATGAGCTATTCTTTAATCCTAAAAATACTAAAACCGAAGAATATATCAGTGGAAAATTTGGATAA
- the efp gene encoding elongation factor P encodes MAVVKSSEIEKGSFLLIKGAPHIVLEREFSKTGRGGAIVRLKLKNLKNKFVIRETLKGADTAEAIEIYETSVQYLYKDKDVLVFMDLETYDQVSLDLKENANFQDKVLFLQESEIYSLVMFDNVVIDIKLAPKIAFEVVEVEAAVKGDTVTNAMKNITLNTGLVIKAPLFINIGDKVLVNSETKEYAERIKS; translated from the coding sequence ATGGCAGTAGTGAAATCTAGCGAGATTGAAAAAGGTTCTTTTTTGCTTATTAAAGGGGCTCCCCATATTGTTCTTGAAAGAGAATTTTCAAAAACAGGTAGGGGAGGGGCAATAGTAAGGTTAAAGCTTAAGAACTTAAAAAACAAGTTTGTCATTAGAGAAACTTTAAAGGGCGCAGATACTGCAGAAGCGATTGAAATTTATGAGACTAGCGTACAGTATTTATACAAAGATAAAGATGTTTTAGTTTTTATGGATTTAGAAACTTATGATCAAGTTAGTTTGGATTTAAAAGAAAATGCTAATTTTCAAGATAAGGTACTTTTTTTGCAGGAGTCGGAAATTTATTCTCTTGTAATGTTTGACAACGTGGTTATTGATATTAAGTTAGCTCCAAAAATTGCTTTTGAAGTTGTAGAGGTTGAAGCAGCTGTTAAAGGCGACACTGTAACAAATGCAATGAAAAATATTACTCTTAATACAGGGCTTGTAATAAAAGCTCCGCTTTTTATTAATATTGGAGATAAAGTTTTAGTTAATTCTGAAACTAAAGAGTATGCAGAGCGAATTAAAAGTTAA
- the pstA gene encoding phosphate ABC transporter permease PstA, translating into MYNSLFYFKKKQTLFLNKTQNFVPFETEDNKEIQIVFIVNKNINIDKISIEDIYNIYNNKISHWGSISDQGLDIIPIANSINSISNKAILRTLIKDNVFNKRYIKIEPSTQKTLQAINSTMGSISYLTKEEFESLDFKLYPNIKALKIKTMSVLISKKTLTKNENEIINTLGVDEIEKLIKGKKKWVNLISKNIELKIIKYLDQKEKIIQDIEKTEGSLAIVPWHYFQKIQAPFIKMYYFDKSSPLNLNFILSIPRDSGAYGGISYLILNTFYVILLTTAISICIGIGTGIMLAEYTSNKIFYKILSMSVDILSSIPAIIFGLFGLIFFVPIFGMGILSGAITSSLMILPMIVKTTEETFKTIPKSYKYASFALGANKTETIILIMVPAAIPGILTGIVLAIGRALGETAVLLFTMGTNLGLATNLNEPSRTLTVHLLMLFQEGHLDKGFGTASILVIMVLIINLTSKFLINKLYRIK; encoded by the coding sequence TTGTACAACTCTTTGTTTTATTTCAAAAAAAAACAAACTTTATTTTTAAACAAAACTCAAAACTTTGTGCCATTTGAAACAGAAGACAACAAAGAAATACAAATTGTTTTTATTGTTAATAAAAATATCAATATAGATAAAATTTCAATAGAAGACATTTATAACATATATAATAATAAAATTTCACACTGGGGAAGCATTTCAGATCAAGGATTAGATATTATACCCATTGCCAATTCAATTAACAGTATATCTAACAAAGCTATTCTAAGAACATTAATCAAAGACAATGTATTTAATAAAAGATACATAAAAATCGAACCATCTACCCAAAAAACACTTCAAGCCATAAACAGCACAATGGGCTCTATAAGTTACTTAACAAAAGAAGAATTCGAATCCTTAGATTTTAAGTTATATCCTAATATTAAAGCTCTAAAAATAAAAACTATGTCCGTCTTAATAAGTAAAAAAACTTTAACAAAAAATGAAAATGAAATAATCAATACACTAGGTGTTGATGAGATTGAAAAACTTATTAAAGGTAAAAAAAAATGGGTTAATTTAATATCAAAGAATATTGAATTAAAAATAATAAAATATCTTGATCAAAAAGAAAAAATAATACAGGACATAGAAAAAACGGAAGGCTCATTAGCAATTGTACCTTGGCATTATTTTCAAAAAATTCAAGCACCCTTTATAAAAATGTACTACTTTGATAAAAGTAGTCCTTTAAATTTAAATTTCATATTATCTATTCCAAGAGATTCTGGTGCATATGGTGGGATTTCTTACTTAATCTTAAATACTTTTTATGTAATATTACTAACAACCGCTATTTCAATATGTATTGGAATAGGAACTGGCATAATGCTTGCTGAATACACTTCTAACAAAATATTTTACAAAATACTATCTATGAGTGTTGATATATTATCTTCAATTCCTGCAATAATTTTTGGACTTTTTGGACTGATATTTTTTGTGCCAATTTTTGGGATGGGAATACTTTCAGGAGCAATAACAAGCTCACTAATGATATTGCCAATGATTGTTAAAACAACCGAAGAAACATTTAAAACAATTCCAAAATCATACAAGTATGCTTCATTCGCCTTAGGAGCAAACAAAACAGAAACCATAATTTTAATTATGGTTCCAGCAGCTATTCCTGGAATACTAACAGGAATAGTTCTTGCAATAGGAAGAGCTTTAGGAGAAACAGCTGTATTGCTTTTTACAATGGGAACAAACTTGGGGCTTGCAACAAATTTAAATGAACCTTCAAGAACATTAACTGTTCACTTACTAATGTTATTTCAAGAAGGGCATCTAGACAAAGGATTTGGAACAGCTTCAATACTTGTAATAATGGTGCTCATAATAAATTTAACATCAAAATTTTTAATAAACAAATTATATAGGATTAAATAA
- the mutL gene encoding DNA mismatch repair endonuclease MutL, translating into MNKIRFLDKYLVQKIAAGESIDRPCSILRELLDNSIDSGATKIEVFLEEGGIHKILIIDNGSGISQEDLKICYLPHTTSKISSEEDLRKIETLGFRGEALSSIAICSNISITSSTTNNESYQIEIENGIEKCFKKQPPINGTIVDVTKIFHNFPARKRFLKQEPIETKMCLKVLEEKIITHPEINFEINLNQKLRKIYFKESLIDRVQNVYGNVIENNKFKVLKKEHENIKIEIFLAPANFSKKSKRHIKTFVNRRPIDQKDLLEAITNGHSKILSPGNFPICYLFLEINPEYVDFNVHPQKKEVRFFNLPFLFKLISDNINNFFDKDLNSYNDVIIKRQLTDDDHLIEMINQSESFNKTNTYNISQNKNLEIEENTNELNKNIIQDDVGLKKYNSIIQNRPSLKENITNIFSDTFLEFEEQPNKNEQEEIQFNYIGQIFSEFLIVEKVNEIYFIDQHAVHEKIIYEQLRNSKKTVQKLLIPIEFTIVDKNIEKIIDSEIEEYKKMDITISKIGPEKYQLESIPNICNQYENTLIHFFQSRKSRTIDSLESDLYATIACRKAVKTNDILSVEFSKFLINEFFKLEIKHCPHGRKIYFKISKFELEKKVDRA; encoded by the coding sequence ATGAACAAAATAAGATTCTTAGATAAATACTTAGTTCAAAAAATAGCAGCAGGAGAATCAATAGACAGACCATGTTCGATATTAAGAGAATTGCTAGACAATTCAATAGATTCTGGAGCTACTAAAATTGAGGTCTTTCTTGAAGAAGGGGGAATTCACAAAATCTTAATAATAGATAATGGAAGCGGAATAAGTCAAGAAGATTTAAAAATATGCTACCTACCGCACACTACTTCAAAAATATCCTCAGAAGAAGATTTAAGAAAAATAGAAACTCTAGGATTTAGAGGAGAGGCCCTTTCTAGTATTGCAATTTGTTCTAATATTTCAATAACAAGCTCAACAACTAACAATGAAAGCTATCAAATAGAAATAGAAAATGGAATTGAAAAATGCTTCAAAAAACAACCTCCCATAAACGGAACAATAGTAGATGTCACAAAAATATTTCACAATTTTCCAGCAAGAAAAAGATTCTTAAAGCAAGAACCCATTGAAACAAAAATGTGTCTAAAAGTTTTAGAAGAAAAAATAATAACCCACCCCGAAATCAATTTTGAAATCAATTTGAATCAAAAACTAAGAAAAATTTATTTTAAAGAATCGTTAATCGATAGAGTACAAAATGTATATGGAAATGTAATAGAAAATAATAAATTTAAAGTCTTAAAAAAAGAACATGAAAACATAAAAATAGAAATATTTTTAGCGCCAGCTAATTTTTCCAAAAAAAGTAAAAGACATATTAAAACATTTGTCAACAGAAGACCTATCGATCAAAAAGATCTCTTAGAAGCAATAACTAATGGGCACAGCAAAATACTTTCTCCGGGTAACTTCCCAATATGTTATTTATTTTTAGAAATAAATCCTGAATATGTTGACTTTAATGTCCACCCTCAAAAAAAAGAAGTAAGATTTTTTAATCTTCCATTTTTATTTAAACTAATCTCTGATAATATTAATAATTTTTTCGATAAAGACTTAAATAGCTACAACGATGTAATAATAAAAAGACAATTAACAGATGATGATCATTTAATAGAAATGATCAACCAATCAGAAAGCTTTAATAAAACCAACACATATAATATATCACAAAACAAAAATTTAGAAATAGAAGAGAATACAAACGAACTAAACAAAAACATAATACAAGATGATGTTGGCCTTAAAAAATATAATTCAATTATACAAAATAGACCATCACTTAAAGAAAACATTACAAACATTTTCTCTGACACCTTTTTAGAATTTGAAGAACAACCAAACAAAAATGAACAAGAAGAAATACAATTTAACTATATAGGACAAATATTCTCTGAATTTTTGATCGTTGAAAAAGTAAATGAAATTTACTTCATAGACCAACACGCAGTTCACGAAAAAATAATATATGAACAACTTAGAAATTCAAAAAAAACTGTTCAAAAGCTTTTAATACCAATTGAATTTACAATAGTTGATAAAAACATAGAAAAAATTATAGATAGTGAAATTGAAGAATATAAAAAAATGGACATTACAATCTCTAAAATAGGCCCTGAAAAATATCAACTTGAGTCTATTCCTAATATTTGTAATCAGTATGAAAACACCCTTATTCACTTTTTTCAATCAAGAAAAAGTAGAACAATAGATTCTCTTGAATCTGATTTATATGCAACTATTGCCTGCAGAAAGGCTGTTAAAACAAATGACATATTAAGCGTTGAATTTAGCAAATTTTTAATAAATGAATTTTTTAAACTAGAAATCAAACATTGCCCTCATGGGCGAAAAATTTATTTCAAAATATCTAAATTTGAGCTTGAAAAAAAAGTTGACAGAGCATAA
- a CDS encoding ZIP family metal transporter encodes MIKSILDYLLTLHPVLLGLLGSTFTWFTTAFGAAAVFFFRKVDNKIMDAMLGFSAGIMIAASFFSLIQPAIERAEELGYITWIPAVFGFLVGAFFIYIVDVFVPDLDKLTFIDEDLTKHGKKDFLLFTAVTLHNFPEGLAVGVAFGALASNPDIQTLVGAMLLTLGIGIQNIPEGAAISLPLRRGNVALMKCFNYGQMSGLVEIVGGLMGAYAVYSFTRILPFALAFSAGAMIYVSIEQLIPEAKRKDIDNKVPSIFGVIGFTLMMFLDVSLG; translated from the coding sequence ATGATAAAATCAATTTTGGATTATTTATTGACTTTGCATCCCGTATTATTAGGACTTTTAGGTTCTACTTTCACTTGGTTTACTACAGCTTTTGGAGCAGCAGCAGTTTTTTTCTTTAGAAAAGTAGATAATAAAATAATGGACGCTATGCTTGGTTTTTCAGCAGGTATTATGATAGCGGCCAGTTTTTTTTCACTTATTCAGCCGGCTATAGAAAGAGCAGAAGAGCTTGGATACATTACTTGGATACCAGCTGTTTTTGGATTTCTTGTCGGAGCATTTTTTATATATATTGTAGATGTATTTGTTCCAGATCTTGATAAACTTACTTTTATTGATGAGGATTTAACTAAGCATGGAAAAAAAGATTTTTTACTCTTTACTGCTGTTACTTTGCATAATTTTCCAGAAGGATTGGCTGTTGGAGTTGCTTTTGGGGCCTTGGCGTCTAATCCAGATATTCAAACCTTGGTTGGAGCTATGCTTCTTACGCTTGGTATTGGTATTCAAAATATCCCAGAAGGAGCGGCTATTTCTCTACCTTTAAGAAGAGGTAATGTTGCTCTAATGAAATGCTTTAATTATGGACAAATGTCAGGATTAGTGGAAATTGTGGGGGGGCTTATGGGAGCTTATGCGGTTTATTCTTTTACCCGAATTTTACCTTTTGCTTTAGCTTTCTCAGCAGGAGCTATGATTTATGTGTCAATTGAACAATTAATACCTGAAGCCAAGAGAAAAGATATTGACAATAAAGTGCCAAGTATATTTGGTGTTATTGGTTTTACATTAATGATGTTTCTTGATGTTTCATTAGGTTAA
- the pstC gene encoding phosphate ABC transporter permease subunit PstC, translating into MYLSLKIKRKIVGIIFKSFILVSATISSLSIMFLAAFILKTGITPFINNKIKIFNFLFSTNWDPTSNLEKSYGILAFIINSFLTTLFSILIALPIGLGFAIYLLEKAKGFYRKFLQTVIELLAGIPSVVYGFFGSTFIATLVKTIFQREDNLGYNLISSSLILSIMIIPTIISVCYSSLKAVPKSYKFASLALAATDWQTIYKIIIPSASRGILAGTILAIGRAIGETVAVLMVGGGSPLFIKNVFSPIRTLTVNIAMDMGYASGVHREALFSTALVLLLFSIITNLLKNFILSSNKGLKKK; encoded by the coding sequence ATGTATCTAAGCTTAAAGATAAAAAGAAAAATAGTTGGGATTATTTTTAAATCTTTCATTCTTGTATCCGCAACAATCAGCTCCCTATCAATAATGTTTTTGGCTGCGTTTATATTAAAAACTGGAATAACACCATTTATTAATAACAAAATTAAAATTTTCAACTTTTTATTTAGCACAAATTGGGATCCTACTAGCAATCTAGAAAAATCTTATGGTATCTTAGCATTCATCATTAATTCCTTTTTAACTACACTTTTCTCTATTTTAATAGCTTTGCCAATTGGATTGGGATTTGCAATATATTTACTTGAAAAAGCGAAAGGATTTTACCGAAAATTCTTACAAACAGTAATAGAGCTTTTAGCAGGAATCCCTAGTGTGGTTTATGGATTTTTTGGAAGCACATTTATTGCCACTTTAGTAAAAACCATTTTTCAAAGAGAAGACAATTTGGGATACAATTTAATAAGCTCATCGCTCATATTAAGCATAATGATAATTCCCACAATAATTAGTGTTTGCTACTCATCACTTAAAGCCGTTCCTAAATCATATAAATTTGCATCTCTTGCATTAGCAGCAACAGACTGGCAAACAATATATAAAATAATAATACCATCAGCTAGTCGAGGCATCTTAGCAGGAACAATATTAGCAATAGGAAGAGCTATTGGAGAAACAGTAGCCGTATTAATGGTTGGAGGGGGCTCTCCTCTTTTTATAAAAAATGTATTTTCTCCCATTAGAACTCTAACCGTAAATATTGCTATGGACATGGGATACGCCTCAGGTGTCCACAGAGAAGCTCTTTTTTCTACAGCTCTAGTGTTATTGCTATTTTCAATAATTACAAATTTACTTAAAAATTTTATACTTTCTTCAAATAAAGGGTTAAAGAAAAAGTGA
- a CDS encoding PstS family phosphate ABC transporter substrate-binding protein — MKKFIILIFMLSTSLLYNCKNQDNEKIVSIGGSTTVSPILDEMILKYNKINNNTKVTYDAQGSSVGINGLFNKIYKIAISSRDLTKEEIEQGAKETVFAYDALIFITSPEIKITNITEENLAKILNGKIQNWKQVGGPDAKINFINRDSSSGSYSSIKDLLLNKIFKTHEESQFRQDGIVVKSNGEVIEKTSLTPHSIGYIGLGYAKNSIEKGLNILSVNSTYPTKETINSNKYTIKRNLIIVTNSRYDDKSVTQFIDFMTSSTGQDIVEEQGFLGIKI, encoded by the coding sequence ATGAAAAAATTTATTATCTTAATTTTTATGCTATCAACAAGTTTATTATACAACTGTAAAAATCAAGACAATGAAAAAATTGTATCAATTGGGGGATCTACAACTGTAAGTCCAATACTAGACGAAATGATTCTAAAATATAATAAAATAAACAATAATACTAAAGTAACATACGATGCACAAGGAAGTAGTGTTGGCATAAACGGACTATTTAATAAAATATATAAAATAGCCATATCATCAAGAGATTTAACAAAAGAAGAAATCGAACAAGGGGCAAAAGAAACTGTATTTGCTTATGATGCTTTAATTTTTATCACAAGCCCTGAAATAAAAATTACAAACATTACAGAAGAAAATTTAGCTAAAATACTAAATGGAAAAATTCAAAATTGGAAACAAGTGGGAGGTCCTGATGCTAAAATCAACTTTATTAATCGAGACTCCTCTTCTGGTTCTTACTCATCTATAAAAGATCTACTTCTTAATAAAATATTTAAAACTCACGAAGAATCCCAATTTAGACAAGACGGAATAGTAGTAAAATCTAATGGAGAAGTAATTGAAAAAACAAGCCTTACTCCACACTCAATAGGATATATAGGCCTTGGATACGCAAAAAATTCAATAGAAAAGGGTTTAAACATACTTTCTGTTAACAGCACATACCCTACAAAAGAAACAATAAATAGCAATAAGTACACCATTAAAAGAAATTTAATAATAGTTACGAATAGCAGATACGATGACAAAAGCGTAACTCAATTTATTGATTTTATGACAAGCTCAACCGGACAAGATATTGTTGAAGAACAAGGTTTTTTAGGGATAAAAATATAA